ttgctgcatttttattcttgttgattTAGCCATAACTTAGTATTCCACGTTTATCACTAATACTGTGACTATTATTTTTTGTGGGTCTATTTTATTCccaacaagtggtatcagagctaagGTTCTGTCTGAGTATGCCTTGTGGTTGCAATACAGTCTGAGCTTCCACATCAAAAAAGAATTACTTTGGTCTCCTAATAAATAGTATTTGTAAGTGATAAACGATGGAAGCCAACACTAGTAGAATGATCACTTTGAATAGCATAAATTATGCCATTTGGAAGGCAAATGGAAGATTTGCTCTATGTCAAGAATTTTCATCAACCTGTCTTTATCACTACAAAGCCTGATAATAAATCATATGACGAGTGAAATTTTTTACACAGGCAGGTTTGCAATTTTATTAGACAGTGGGTTGACGATAATGTGTTGAACCATATTTCTGAAGAGACACATGCTCAGACTATATGGGAGCACCTTGAAAGTTTTTATGCTCGAAAAACTGAAAACAACAAGATGATTCTAATAAAGCAGCTGTTGGGTTTAAAATACCACGATGGTTTGACAATGACAGATCATCTGAATAATTTCCAGGGGATCATGAGCTAGTTATTTGCTATGGATattaaatttgatgaagaaattcaAGGCTTGTTTTTACTTGGCTCTCTACCAGATTCTTGGGAAGTTCTTAGAACTTCATTATCAAATTTTGCTTCGAATGGTGTGATCTCTATGGATCTTGCTAAGAGTAGCCTTTTAAATGAAGAgatgagaagaaaatctcaGGGTCCCTCCTCATTAGATATTTTGGTGACAGACTCTAGGGGGAGAAACGAGAATCGTGGTTCTCAAAACAGAGAACAAAATAGAAGCAAATTCAGAAGCAGATTTAAAGATATTGAGTGTTATCATTGTGGAAAGAAAGGGCACACAAAGAAGTTCTGCCagattttgaaaaagaagaatagagACAAGGAGGAACAAAAAGAAGATGGTAGTCGTGTGGCCACCGCCACTACGGAAAATCTTGTTACTATCCTTGTTATATTGTTTGTGAATAATCAAGATGGGTTGTGGACAGTGATGCTGCATCTCATGTGACATCAATGAAGGAATTTTTCTCATCCTATACTTTAGGTGACTTTGGAATTTTTTGAGTATGGATAATGAGACTGTATCTAGGGTGGCTGGTGTTGGAACGATTTGTTTAGAAACTAGTAttggaactaaactagtttcaaATAATGTAAAACAAGCACCTGATGTTCGTTTGCGCTTGATCtctgttggtattttggatGATGAAGGATATGTCAATACCAATGGTGTTGGAAAGTGGAAGCTCACTAAGGTCTCCATGATTGTGGCTCGTGGTGAAAAACATTGTGGTCTATACTGGACTACGACTTCTACCTACGTTGATATGGTGAATGCAATTGAGAGCAATAGCTCTTCAACGTTATGGCATAAGAGGATTAGCCACATTAGCGAGAAAAGACTAAATGTTCTGGGCAAGAAGAAattattgtcaaattttgaaagTGCAAAATTAGAAAAGAGTGAGAACTGCTTGGATGGAAAACAAAAAAGAGTCTCTTTCCAGTCTCACCCTTCTTTAAGAAAGACAAAATTGCTTGAGTTGATGCATTCAGATTTATGTGGTCCAATGAAGACAAGGACTTTGGGTGGCACACTTTATTTTGCTACCTTCATTGATGATTGTTCAAGAAAACTTTGAGTCTACGTGTTGAAAATGAAAGACCAAGTGTTGGTTGTCTTTAAGTAGTTTCAAGCTTTAGTTGAAAGTGAAACTAAAAAGAAGATGAAGTGTATTCGTACTGATAACGATGGTGAATATTGTGGACCGTTTGACGAATACTGCAAGCAATAAGGTATCAGACACCAGAAGACTCCTCCTAAAACTCTGTAGCCTAAGGTTTAGCAGAAAGGATGAACAAGACCCTGATGAAAAGAGTTAGATGTTTGCTTTCTGAAGCAAAGTTGCCGAACTCTTTTTGGGGTGAGGCTTTATTGACCGTTGCACATGTTATTAACCTATCTCTCGTTATTGCTTTGCAAAGTGATGTTCCAAACAGAGTTTGGTATAGCAAGGACGTTTCCTATGACCATTTGAAAGTGTTTGGCTGCAAAGCTTTTGTACATGTACCTAAAGACGAGGTCAAAATTAGCTACCAAGACAAGGCAGTGCATCTTCATTGGTTATGGACTTGGTAAGTTTGGTTACAGGCTATATGATCCAATTGAGAAGAAGGTTGTGAAAATCGTGATGTTGTCTTAGTGGAAGATCAAACCATTAAAGATATTAACAAAATAGAAAAGCTAAAATCTTCAAGTTCTGAAGGTTTAGTTAATCTTGATCAAGTTCCTCATACAAATGCGGATGATGTTGGTGGGCTTGATGATGATGGTGATTCCCAGAACCATATTCCGAATCAGCATGTTGATGGTGATAATGATAACAATGCTGATGCTGATGAGGTAGATGCTCCTACTTACGAAGCTATGGGCGAATTAGATATTCCACTCAAGAGGTCTACTAGAAAACGTATTCCTTCCTCCCGTTATTCATCTAATAGTATGTATTACTCATTGATGAAGGAGAACCCGAATGGTATGAGGAGGCCATGGAAGATGAGCACAAGGATCAATGGATTGAAGCCATAGAAGATGAGATGAAATATCTGCATGAGAATCATACTTATAAGTTGGTGAAAATGCTTAAGGGAATGAGTGTTTTGAAGAAAAAGTTGGTATTCAAAATTAAAGCCAAAAAATACAGTTTGAAGCCCAGATACAAAGCTAGACTGGTTGTTAAGGAATTTGGTCAAAGAAAAGGTATTGactttgacaaaatattttctCCCGTTGTGAAAATGTCCTTCATTCGTACAGTCTTTGGTTTGACTGCTAGTCTTGATTTGGAGATTAAGCAGATGAATGTGAAGACTATTTTTCTTCATGGTGACTTAGAAGaggaaatttatatggaacaacctgagggctTCAAGGCAAAAGGTAAAGAAAATCTTGTATGCAAACTTAAGAAGAGTCTATATGGACTGAAGCAAGCTCCAGACAGCGGTACAAGAAGTTTGAATTTGTTGTGGAGAAGCAAGGCTACAAGAACACTTCTTCAGATCACAGAGTGTTTGTACAAAATTTTCTGATGATGACTTTATCATCCTCCTGCTATATATGGATGATATGCTAATTGTGGGTAGGAATGCTTCCAAGATTGACGAGTTGAAGAAACAGTTGAGTAAGTCTTTTGCAATGAAAGATTTGGGTCATGCTAAGCAGATTTTGGGCATGAGAATTACTCGTTCAAGAGGCGAAAGGAAGTTTTACTTGTCACGGGAGAAGTACATAGAATGTGTACTGGTGCGCTTTAATATGAAGAGCGCTAAGTTAGTTCGCACTCCTCTTTCTGGTCATCTGAGATTGAGCAAGAGGATGTGTCCTACAACAACTGAGGAAAAAGAGAGAATGGACAAGATTCTTTATTCCTCTGTCGTCGGAAGTTTGATGTATGCAATGGCATGCACTCGACCAGATATTGCTCATGCAGTTGGTATTATTAGCAGATTTCTCAAAAATACAGGAAAAGAGCATTGGGAAGCTATGAAGTGGATACTCAAATATCTAAAAGAAAACTCACATGAATGCTTGTGCTTTGGAGAATCAAATCCTATCTTGAAGGGCTATACAGATTCTGATATGGCAGATGACCTTGATAATAGAGAAATCCACTACtggatatttgtttactttttcagggggagctatatcatggcagtCGAAGTTGTAGAAGTGTATCGCACTGTCTACAACAGAAGCTGAGTATATTGCCGCTACTGAAGCTGCAAGGAGATGATATGGCTGAAGAGGTTCTTTCAAGAGCTTGAATTACATCAGCAGGAGTATATCGTTTATTGTAATAGTCAAAGTGCAATAGACTTGAGCAAAAACTCCATGTATCATGCAAGGACGAAGCACATCGATGTGAGATATCACTAGATTCGGGAAAAGATAGAAGATGGATCTATACAGGTCAAAAAAATCCCTACATTTTAGAATCCTTCGAATATGCTGACCAAGGTGATACCAAGGGACAAGTTCGAATTGTGCAAAAAACTTGTTGGCATGCACTTAAACTAGAAGCCTAGTGTACCCTCATTCAggtaaataggtttggaggggGAGATTTGTGGGGTCTAGCCCCATGTTTTGCAGGaagttatttttctttgttatgtAATTTTCAAAGGTGTGTATATCTTTGGTTGGTTGGCCAATGATTTATTTGGACGGTAGGTGAAGAATTTTGTATGACATTTATGTCATGGCctaacccatcggtggcccctcaaagttggcacaaactttcacttagacacctcaactaagctttgttcattttagacacctcaagtaaggttctgatatgtcattttgacacttttttttacaatcacccaaatatctaaagtgtgtgtaatacacttgacGCTGATGTAtcaaagtgaccaattaaatgaagaaacgtgacagatatatcaaaaataattttaaaataatgacttttgattagaaaaaaatagtcattaactttatttaattggtcactttgacacattagcggcaagtgtattacacacgctttagatatttgggtgattgttaaAAAATAGTGTCAAAATGATACATcggaaccttacttgaggtatctaaaatgaacaaatcttagttgaagtgtctaagtAAAGTTGGTGCCAATTTTGAGGGGCCACTGATGGGTTCCGCCTCTATATCATTGATGATGTCATAGGATGATAGTCAATTGCTATAAATAGGCAGATCATTTCTCAATTAAGACACAccagaaaagagagagagaaaatataGAGAGCAAGATATTTCAtaaactataagaaaatagaGTGTGAGATATTGTAGTGAggtgaaaaaactaaaaaaatatatttttttagtgtagtggttttaggagtatttataCTCGTGACTACACAGTGTAAAATTctttactatagtgatatcagctGCTCCTATTggccgtggtttttcccttattCAGAAGAATTTCCACGTAAAatcttggtgtcattattggtttatttttattcttgatTTAACCATAACTTAGTGTTCCGTGTTTATCACTAATactatgaatattatttttatgggtCTATTTTATTCCCAACATaaataacttttatatatataactagAGTTGAAAATAATGGATTCAGTTAAATGTACAGAACTTAACCTAGATCCGCCACAAATgaataaagggaaaaaaaaagtaGCAGATtcatttattaaggaaaatctGTTACCCTCATTGGTCCAGACATCTAGCGGTAGAAATGAAACTTGCTTAAACTTTGTTACCCTCCTTGATGAGggtttaattcattttaaacACGTGGCTTTTATCTattgattataatttaattatttaaaattaattataaattaaaatttatttaacagaattttaattaaataatttaaataatttttttaaacacatgacggtcatctattggttacaatttaattatttacaattaattataaatcaaaatttatttaacagaattttaattacgaAATAGGACCAAAATGCCCTCAAACTATTGcaaatgatacaaaaatacccctcatctatatattgggcctaaaatgcccttttccGCTAAAgaaaaagtcatttttagaCCTAAAGGTAGATatcaagggcattttaggtccaatagatggatgaaggacatttttgtaccatttccaaTAATTCGAGACATTTTAGACCATTTTCCGGTCAAGAACCACATAAATTGGCCTACActactaaataaataaattaaattacattGTCGGTACACAAAACTTAAACTTAGTAACATAATTTGGTGGAGTGCACAATAGAAAtcttttcaagtataaattgAGATCAGCACAAGCATTATATCACTGCTATATACAAACCACattttcaacaacaacataccctgtataatcccacaagtgggatctGAAAAGGATAAGATGTTTTTGGTAGACTCTCGGCACAACGACGCATTACCAAAACAGGCACAAGCCACATTTTTCATCAATTTATAAACATTTCTAAACTGTCTTTGCTTGTGAATCTCCTGTCTTTCACTCATCAAACTCTCAACAATTTTGAGAATGAGAACCAATATATGAACACCAAAAAATAGCCAAGATTCAATCCAGCTTAAAGTCTTCAAGCCATATAAGAACTTCATTCCTCTACAAgtccaaacaaaaaaaaaaggaaatagattAGACACAAAATGACTTTAGAAAGTGACACTAAAGGATCATAAAATGCAGATGCAAATccagtatttgaagtttatggattcCTACATCAATCTCAAGTTGATATACAGTAATAACTAGGTTCACAGTcaaatatttatagatatttCGTTAATTTCTTAAACTATATACGAATCTTACatcaaaaagagaaaatgtTAGCAATAGATAATGTCCCAAATATAACATAATGTCATACGAATCTTTAAGCTGATCAATCACCTCTACCTCAATCTCAAACTAGTCGGGAATATCATAGAAACGTTATGACGTAAGAATTTTGATGACCTATTAAGTCCCTATTGATAACTGGATATTAAAAGCTAAGATCGTATTTCAGCCAATTCGAAAACTTCAAAAGGAGATCACTAAAAGTTGAGCTTAATAATACTATCTGAGACTGTAGTTTTTAATCATCCGGATGATTACAGGCTATGTTCctcggactctccaaaaattCTACTGCTGCATCTATGCTGGATGTTCCAAAATTACACTACTTTTGAAGGATACACACCACtcgatatttttgaagagtctaAGCAACATAGATTACACAACATATTCATGTTTATGCATCTTAAATTTTGATGGAAACATTATGTCCAAAATATCTAATGACATTACAAAGAGAAAGCTAGATGTTAGAGAAGGTCATATCTCGTATTGAAGGCACTGATAATCAGAAGTTCGGAATGGGAGATATATATAGAAAAAGAGAagatttcttttcaaaagaaaaagaggaagtTAAACAGGGATGCAACGAAACGAACAATACTCCAGTACATATATAGAACCTTACCATTATAAATTCCCACGTGCGACCAGGATCATTGTAGCGAGCAAGCATACAACCTGATTGAGGTTTCAGTCCATCTCTTATAAGACTTGATCGGAgttgtttttccttttctcGAACAACATCATCTGTTGGTTTTCCACTAAACTTTATTGCAGCAGCGATGCCTCCTTCCGTTTTCCTTAAGCTAATACCTTCTTGATTTGGAGCTGGTAAGCTATTCAAAATAAAGCTTTAATTTCACAATTGTTCTATTTGATAAAGAAAAGAAGTAAAGTTCAAATCTTTAGCAGAGGCGGACGAGGCTTAtgagatatatatatgaaaaaccACTAAGTTTCaacaaatattaaaatatgaacTCAAATTCTCAAAAGTACAATGAGATCAATGCTAAGAATCTTAAAGCTGAACCGATAAGAGTTAAAAGTCTAGATCCGCCTCTGTGCTTAGACATGCATGTTCTACATTAGGACAAAGATTACTCACTACTTCCATTCCAGTGTGAGATGTTTATGTTTTCGAATATATTAACTAAGAAAACGTGTTACCTGCTCAAAGATTTATCCGATGGAAGAACTATTTGGATTGACACTTTAGATTTTTCAGCATCAAATGCCTGAGTGAAGACAGGAGTAGTCATAGGTATCTTCTCCGTCGTAGAATTCTTGCCAAATATGTACCTATATTTAGAGGAGTCAATGGTCTTCAAATCTGAATCACAATACACCATAGATGataccaaaagaaaagaagaagagaaagaagaaaaaggagtcGTCTTATCTCACCCGGCAACATCATTGAAACCTCTATTTCCTGCGAGATTGTCGCCTTTTGTTTCTACAACTATGAAAGGATCATACTTCCTTACCTGTATTACACAAATGAAAATTATGAGAATTTCACAACGTAAAGTTTAAAACGTTAGTTGGGATTTATCATTCACCCCTGAACTGAACAACACCCAATGTTGTTGCTGCACGGTGGATGTGCACCAACTATCTTGGACTCAAAATAGGTATCCGTAAATCTTTGTTGCTTGAACTTACAAAAAATATGACGCCCCCATGTTAATAGGGCAAGCTGTTTGATAGTGACTTCTTTTGTTTGGTAGGGAGACGAAAGACTACTTCAATCTAAGAAACAACCAAAAACTCGAGAGGATTGACTCTAGAAAAGTGTTTGCCATTGGATCTTTCAAAATGCACTACTTTGGAGGATCCAACATGCACCCATCGACATTTTCGAAGAGTCTGAGCAACTTAACTGGAAATTTAAGTAGAACTTTAAGAACAGGTATCTACAACAAGGGTGGACTTACTACATTTAAATCCCGGATCCATTTCTTTTAAAACTTTAAACCTCTGATGCTATCGTTCCGTTAAAATAGTAGAAACCATTCGAAAATATTTAAGCAAAGTAGAAGTTCTGTACTCGAAGGACAATTCTGTAAGATAATACAAACCTCGTAAGCTGCTGTTCTCCTTAGTATCTGATAACTGGGTGTTCCCAAGTCTGGAGTCTTGTAAATTCTTAACTGCTCGAAAATTTCAACTCATATTATAATAACGTCCAAGAACTTGGAAAGCTATGTTGCTCTGACTCCTCAAACAGTGGTGGGAGAACACttttggagagtccgagcaacacaGCTTGAAAGCATAAATTGAACCGGTTTGATAGCACACCTGTTTAATCACATCGACCAGACCTTCTAGAGAAAAATAATCATTATTCTGAATCGAATCCCAATAGTCCTACAGATTCCAACAAGAGACGATGAATAATCCACAAGGCGATATAATTATTTGAATTTGCAATGAGGAAGAGTGAAGAATCAAACCAAGTGGCTGTTAAACTTGTTTGTTTCTGGATTGACACCCATAACGGAAGTGCCCGTGAAGACTAATTCAGGTTTCCATGGAAGAAGAATGAACTTCATCACCATAGTCCATCTTGTAGTTATTTCATAGGGACCTGTCTACAACTACCTCAATCACTCAAAAAAGTTCATGTTCATAATCAATGCATTACACTACTTAGCAGTGGCGGAACCCGAATTTTCACTAAAAGGTTCAAAATATGTAGAAGTAAACACACGAAGAAGTTAAGAGAGGTTCAACATCCACTAACCAATGTTCGGT
This sequence is a window from Solanum dulcamara chromosome 10, daSolDulc1.2, whole genome shotgun sequence. Protein-coding genes within it:
- the LOC129871281 gene encoding uncharacterized protein LOC129871281, yielding MFTSQLSDLNFRPSIDRRTIFRQCHLTSVFLTPPQNIKTKTLKSQKKFKIYQNLVDKQSPLKNPTVDMKKLVEFLYEDLPHLFDDQGINRTAYDDYVKFRDPITKHDSIDGYLFNIAMLKQLFKPDFQLHSAKQTGPYEITTRWTMVMKFILLPWKPELVFTGTSVMGVNPETNKFNSHLDYWDSIQNNDYFSLEGLVDVIKQLRIYKTPDLGTPSYQILRRTAAYEVRKYDPFIVVETKGDNLAGNRGFNDVAGYIFGKNSTTEKIPMTTPVFTQAFDAEKSKVSIQIVLPSDKSLSSLPAPNQEGISLRKTEGGIAAAIKFSGKPTDDVVREKEKQLRSSLIRDGLKPQSGCMLARYNDPGRTWEFIMRNEVLIWLEDFKLD